The following coding sequences are from one Kosakonia sp. H02 window:
- the epd gene encoding erythrose-4-phosphate dehydrogenase, which yields MTVRIAINGFGRIGRNVVRALYESGRRAEITVVAINELADAAGMAHLLKYDTSHGRFAWDVRQEREQLYVGDDVIRILHERTIAALPWRELGVDVVLDCTGVYGNRADGEAHLAAGAKKVLFSHPGSHDLDATIVFGVNQDTLRPDDHIVSNASCTTNCIIPVIKLLDDAYGIESGTVTTIHSAMHDQQVIDAYHPDLRRTRAASQSIIPVDTKLAAGITRIFPQFNDRFEAIAVRVPTINVTAIDLSVTVRKPVKSFEVNALLQKAAQEAFHGIVDYTELPLVSTDFNHDPHSAIVDGTQTRVSGAHLIKTLVWCDNEWGFANRMIDTTLAMAAISFR from the coding sequence ATGACCGTACGCATAGCGATTAATGGTTTCGGTCGCATCGGGCGCAACGTGGTTCGTGCTTTATATGAATCCGGGCGTCGCGCAGAGATCACCGTGGTGGCAATCAATGAACTGGCGGATGCCGCAGGCATGGCGCATTTATTGAAATATGACACCAGCCACGGACGTTTTGCCTGGGATGTTCGCCAGGAGCGTGAGCAACTGTATGTTGGCGATGACGTTATTCGCATTCTGCATGAGCGAACCATTGCGGCGCTGCCCTGGCGCGAGCTGGGCGTAGACGTGGTGCTGGATTGCACCGGCGTATACGGCAACCGGGCAGATGGCGAAGCGCATCTGGCGGCGGGCGCGAAAAAAGTGCTCTTTTCCCATCCTGGCAGCCACGATCTCGACGCGACAATTGTGTTCGGCGTGAATCAGGACACGCTACGTCCCGATGACCATATCGTCTCCAACGCCTCCTGCACCACAAACTGTATTATTCCGGTGATAAAACTGCTCGACGATGCTTACGGCATTGAGTCGGGAACGGTGACAACAATCCACTCGGCAATGCATGACCAGCAAGTGATTGACGCTTACCATCCCGATCTCCGCCGTACGCGTGCAGCCAGCCAGTCAATTATTCCGGTCGATACCAAACTGGCGGCGGGCATCACCCGTATTTTCCCGCAGTTTAATGACAGATTCGAAGCGATAGCGGTGCGCGTGCCAACGATCAACGTCACCGCTATTGATTTAAGTGTTACGGTGAGGAAACCGGTAAAATCCTTTGAAGTCAATGCGTTGCTGCAAAAAGCAGCGCAGGAAGCATTTCATGGTATAGTTGACTATACGGAATTACCGTTGGTTTCAACCGATTTTAACCACGATCCGCACAGCGCCATCGTTGATGGTACCCAGACGCGGGTCAGTGGGGCGCACCTGATTAAAACCCTTGTGTGGTGCGACAACGAATGGGGCTTTGCTAACCGTATGATCGACACAACGTTAGCAATGGCGGCAATCAGTTTCAGGTAA
- the fbaA gene encoding class II fructose-bisphosphate aldolase has protein sequence MSKIFDFVKPGVITGDDVQKVFQVAKENNFALPAVNCVGTDSINAVLEAAAKVRAPVIVQFSNGGAAFIAGKGVKTDVPQGAAILGAISGAHHVHQMAEHYGVPVILHTDHCAKKLLPWIDGLLVAGEKHFAATGKPLFSSHMIDLSEESLEENIEISSKYLARMSKMGMTLEIELGCTGGEEDGVDNSHMDASALYTQPEDVDYAYTKLNAISPRFTIAASFGNVHGVYKPGNVKLTPTILRDSQEYVSKKHNLPHNSLNFVFHGGSGSSAQEIKDSVSYGVIKMNIDTDTQWATWEGILKYYKENEGYLQAQLGNPKGADQPNKKYYDPRVWLRAAQTSMVARLEQAFKELNAVDVL, from the coding sequence ATGTCTAAAATTTTTGATTTCGTAAAACCTGGCGTCATCACCGGTGATGACGTTCAGAAAGTGTTCCAGGTAGCTAAAGAAAACAACTTTGCTCTGCCGGCAGTTAACTGCGTCGGTACTGATTCCATCAACGCCGTTCTGGAAGCAGCAGCGAAAGTTCGCGCACCTGTTATCGTTCAGTTCTCTAACGGCGGTGCTGCATTTATCGCTGGTAAAGGCGTGAAAACCGACGTTCCTCAGGGTGCGGCGATTCTGGGCGCAATCTCTGGCGCGCATCACGTTCACCAGATGGCAGAACATTACGGCGTACCGGTCATTCTGCACACTGACCACTGCGCGAAAAAACTGCTGCCGTGGATCGACGGTCTGCTGGTCGCGGGTGAAAAACACTTCGCTGCAACCGGTAAACCGCTGTTCTCTTCTCACATGATTGACCTGTCTGAAGAGTCTCTGGAAGAGAACATTGAGATCAGCTCCAAATACCTGGCGCGTATGTCCAAAATGGGCATGACGCTGGAAATCGAACTGGGTTGCACCGGTGGTGAAGAAGATGGCGTGGACAACAGCCACATGGACGCTTCTGCACTGTACACCCAGCCGGAAGACGTTGATTACGCTTACACCAAACTGAATGCAATCAGCCCGCGTTTCACCATCGCTGCTTCCTTCGGTAACGTACACGGTGTGTACAAACCGGGTAACGTAAAACTGACCCCGACGATTCTGCGCGACTCTCAGGAATATGTTTCTAAGAAACATAACCTGCCGCACAACAGCCTGAACTTCGTATTCCACGGCGGTTCCGGTTCTTCCGCGCAGGAAATCAAAGACTCCGTAAGCTACGGCGTTATCAAAATGAACATCGATACCGACACCCAATGGGCAACCTGGGAAGGTATCCTGAAGTATTACAAAGAGAACGAAGGCTACCTGCAAGCTCAACTGGGCAACCCGAAAGGCGCAGATCAGCCGAACAAGAAATACTACGACCCGCGTGTATGGCTGCGTGCTGCGCAGACCAGCATGGTCGCTCGTCTGGAGCAGGCTTTCAAAGAACTGAACGCGGTAGACGTTCTGTAA
- the argO gene encoding arginine exporter ArgO, with the protein MLSYYFQGLMLGAALILPLGPQNAFVMNQGIRRQYHIMTALLCTLSDVALICAGVFGGSALLMQSPWLLALVTWGGVAFLLWYGFGALRTALRSNIELASAETLRQGRWRIIATMLAVTWLNPHVYLDTFVVLGSLGGQLAAEPKRWFALGTVSASFLWFFSLALLAAWLAPRLRTAKAQRIINTLVGLVMWFIAFKLAREGVHHLQELFR; encoded by the coding sequence GTGTTATCTTATTATTTTCAGGGGCTTATGCTGGGTGCGGCGTTGATCCTTCCTCTTGGGCCGCAGAATGCTTTCGTCATGAACCAGGGGATCCGTCGGCAGTATCACATCATGACGGCGCTGCTGTGTACGTTGAGTGATGTGGCGCTGATCTGCGCTGGGGTGTTTGGCGGCAGCGCGCTGCTGATGCAATCCCCGTGGTTGCTGGCGCTGGTGACCTGGGGTGGAGTCGCATTCCTGTTGTGGTACGGTTTTGGCGCGCTGAGAACGGCGCTGCGCAGCAATATTGAACTGGCAAGTGCGGAAACCTTGCGGCAGGGGCGCTGGCGCATTATCGCCACCATGCTGGCGGTGACCTGGCTTAACCCGCATGTTTATCTCGACACCTTTGTGGTGCTCGGCAGCCTGGGCGGCCAACTGGCGGCAGAACCGAAGCGCTGGTTTGCGTTAGGCACCGTCAGCGCCTCATTCCTATGGTTCTTTAGCCTGGCCTTGTTGGCGGCGTGGCTGGCTCCGCGTTTGCGCACCGCAAAAGCGCAACGGATTATCAATACGCTGGTCGGCCTGGTGATGTGGTTTATCGCCTTTAAACTGGCGCGGGAAGGCGTACACCATTTGCAAGAATTATTCAGATAA
- the pgk gene encoding phosphoglycerate kinase: protein MSVIKMTDLDLAGKRVLIRADLNVPVKEGKVTSDARIRASLPTIELALKQGAKVMVTSHLGRPTEGEYNEEFSLLPVVNYLKDKLSNPVRLAKDYLDGVEVAAGELVVLENVRFNKGEKKDDETLSKKYAALCDVFVMDAFGTAHRAQASTHGVGKFAEIACAGPLLAEELDALGKALKEPARPMVAIVGGSKVSTKLTVLDSLSKIADQLIVGGGIANTFVAAQGHNVGKSLYEADLVDEAKRLLGTCDIPVPTDVRVATEFSETATATLKSVADIKDDEQILDLGDVSAQKLAEILKNAKTILWNGPVGVFEFPNFRKGTEIVANAIADSDAFSIAGGGDTLAAIDLFGISDKISYISTGGGAFLEFVEGKVLPAVAMLEERAKK, encoded by the coding sequence ATGTCTGTAATTAAGATGACCGATCTGGATCTGGCAGGTAAACGCGTTCTTATCCGTGCGGATCTGAACGTGCCGGTTAAAGAAGGGAAAGTGACCAGCGATGCGCGTATTCGTGCTTCTCTGCCGACCATCGAACTGGCTCTGAAACAGGGCGCTAAAGTGATGGTCACTTCTCACCTGGGTCGCCCGACCGAAGGTGAGTACAACGAAGAATTCTCTCTGCTGCCGGTTGTTAACTACCTGAAAGACAAACTCTCTAACCCGGTTCGTCTGGCGAAAGATTACCTCGACGGCGTTGAAGTTGCTGCCGGTGAGCTGGTCGTTCTGGAAAACGTTCGCTTTAACAAAGGCGAAAAGAAAGACGACGAAACGCTGTCGAAAAAATACGCTGCGCTGTGCGATGTCTTCGTCATGGACGCATTCGGTACTGCGCACCGCGCGCAGGCTTCTACTCACGGTGTGGGTAAATTCGCCGAAATCGCGTGTGCAGGCCCGCTGCTGGCAGAAGAACTGGACGCGCTGGGTAAAGCACTGAAAGAACCGGCTCGCCCGATGGTTGCTATCGTCGGTGGTTCTAAAGTTTCTACTAAACTGACCGTTCTGGACTCGTTGTCCAAAATCGCTGACCAGCTGATCGTGGGTGGCGGCATCGCGAACACCTTCGTTGCTGCGCAAGGCCACAACGTCGGTAAATCCCTGTACGAAGCGGATCTGGTAGACGAAGCAAAACGCCTGCTGGGTACATGTGATATCCCGGTTCCGACTGATGTTCGTGTCGCGACGGAGTTCTCTGAAACCGCAACCGCAACGCTGAAATCTGTAGCTGACATCAAAGATGATGAGCAAATTCTGGATTTGGGCGATGTTTCCGCGCAGAAACTGGCTGAAATCCTGAAAAACGCCAAAACTATTCTGTGGAATGGTCCGGTTGGTGTGTTCGAATTCCCGAACTTCCGCAAAGGTACTGAAATCGTGGCTAACGCTATCGCCGACAGCGACGCGTTCTCCATCGCAGGCGGTGGCGACACGCTGGCCGCTATCGACCTGTTCGGTATCTCTGACAAAATTTCCTACATCTCCACTGGCGGTGGCGCATTCCTCGAATTCGTGGAAGGCAAAGTACTGCCGGCAGTCGCTATGCTCGAAGAGCGCGCTAAGAAGTAA
- the tkt gene encoding transketolase — MSSRKELANAIRALSMDAVQKAKSGHPGAPMGMADIAEVLWRDFLNHNPTNPAWADRDRFVLSNGHGSMLIYSLLHLTGYDLPISELKNFRQLHSKTPGHPEVGYTAGVETTTGPLGQGIANAVGMAIAEKTLAAQFNRPGHDIVDHFTYAFMGDGCMMEGISHEVCSLAGTLKLGKLVAFYDDNGISIDGHVEGWFTDDTAKRFEAYGWHVVRGVDGHNADSIKRAVEEARSVTDKPSLLMCKTIIGFGSPNKAGTHDSHGAPLGDAEIALTREQLGWNHAPFEIPSEIYAQWDAKEAGQAKEAAWNEKFAAYAKAFPQQAAEFTRRMKGDMPEDFAAKANEFIAKLQANPAKIASRKASQNAIEAFGPLLPEFLGGSADLAPSNLTLWSGSKAINEDTAGNYIHYGVREFGMTAIANGISLHGGFLPYTSTFLMFVEYARNAVRMAALMKQRQVLVYTHDSIGLGEDGPTHQPVEQVASLRLTPNVSTWRPCDQVESAVAWKYGVERHDGPTALILSRQNLAQQERTEQQLADIARGGYVLKDCDGQPQLIFIATGSEVELAVAAWDRLSAEGVKARVVSMPSTDTFDKQDAAYREAVLPKAVSARVAIEAGIADFWCKYTGLNGAVVGMTTFGESAPAELLFEEFGFTVDNVVAKAKELL, encoded by the coding sequence ATGTCCTCACGTAAAGAGCTTGCCAATGCTATTCGTGCGCTGAGCATGGACGCGGTACAGAAAGCCAAATCCGGTCACCCGGGAGCCCCGATGGGCATGGCTGACATCGCCGAAGTCCTGTGGCGTGATTTCCTGAACCATAACCCGACAAATCCAGCCTGGGCTGACCGTGACCGCTTTGTGCTGTCCAACGGCCACGGTTCAATGCTGATTTATAGCCTGCTGCACCTCACCGGCTACGATCTGCCGATCTCCGAGCTGAAAAACTTCCGTCAACTGCACTCCAAAACGCCAGGCCACCCGGAAGTGGGTTACACCGCAGGCGTTGAAACGACGACCGGTCCGTTGGGGCAGGGCATTGCCAATGCAGTCGGCATGGCGATTGCCGAGAAAACGCTGGCTGCGCAGTTCAACCGCCCGGGCCATGACATTGTTGACCACTTCACCTATGCCTTTATGGGTGACGGTTGCATGATGGAAGGCATTTCCCACGAAGTCTGCTCCCTTGCCGGTACCCTGAAGCTGGGCAAACTGGTGGCGTTCTATGATGACAACGGCATCTCTATCGACGGCCACGTTGAAGGCTGGTTCACCGACGATACGGCAAAACGTTTCGAAGCCTATGGCTGGCACGTGGTGCGCGGCGTGGACGGTCACAATGCAGATTCCATCAAACGCGCAGTAGAAGAAGCGCGTAGCGTGACGGACAAACCGTCGCTGCTGATGTGCAAAACCATCATCGGTTTCGGCTCGCCGAACAAAGCTGGCACTCACGACTCCCACGGCGCGCCGCTGGGTGATGCGGAAATCGCACTGACTCGCGAGCAACTGGGCTGGAACCACGCGCCGTTTGAAATCCCGTCTGAAATTTACGCTCAATGGGATGCGAAAGAAGCCGGTCAGGCGAAAGAGGCGGCATGGAATGAGAAGTTTGCTGCTTACGCTAAAGCCTTCCCGCAGCAAGCGGCTGAGTTCACCCGTCGTATGAAAGGTGACATGCCGGAAGATTTCGCGGCAAAAGCGAATGAATTCATTGCGAAATTGCAGGCGAATCCGGCAAAAATCGCCAGCCGTAAAGCGTCGCAGAATGCCATTGAAGCCTTCGGCCCGCTGTTGCCTGAATTCCTTGGCGGCTCCGCTGACCTGGCACCTTCCAACCTGACGCTGTGGTCTGGTTCGAAAGCGATTAATGAAGATACTGCCGGCAACTATATTCACTACGGCGTGCGCGAATTCGGCATGACCGCGATTGCCAACGGTATCTCCCTGCACGGCGGTTTCCTGCCGTACACCTCCACCTTCCTGATGTTCGTTGAATATGCGCGTAACGCCGTGCGTATGGCGGCGCTGATGAAGCAGCGTCAGGTGCTGGTTTACACCCATGACTCCATTGGTCTGGGTGAAGATGGCCCGACGCACCAGCCGGTTGAGCAGGTGGCTTCCCTGCGCCTGACGCCAAACGTCAGCACCTGGCGTCCGTGTGACCAGGTGGAATCTGCGGTGGCGTGGAAATACGGTGTTGAGCGCCACGACGGCCCGACAGCGCTGATCCTCTCTCGTCAGAACCTGGCCCAGCAAGAGCGTACTGAGCAGCAACTGGCGGATATCGCTCGCGGCGGCTACGTGCTGAAAGATTGCGACGGCCAGCCGCAGCTGATTTTCATTGCTACCGGTTCTGAAGTGGAACTGGCGGTTGCGGCCTGGGATCGTCTCTCTGCCGAAGGCGTGAAGGCGCGCGTGGTTTCCATGCCGTCTACTGATACTTTCGACAAACAGGATGCCGCGTACCGTGAAGCGGTATTGCCGAAAGCGGTCAGCGCGCGCGTAGCCATCGAAGCCGGTATTGCTGACTTCTGGTGCAAATACACCGGCCTGAACGGCGCGGTTGTCGGTATGACCACGTTTGGTGAGTCTGCTCCGGCAGAACTGTTGTTCGAAGAGTTTGGCTTCACCGTGGATAACGTGGTCGCCAAAGCGAAAGAACTGCTGTAA
- a CDS encoding oxidative stress defense protein, with amino-acid sequence MKCKVIALAAIMGFGAMAVQANELPDGPHIVTTGTASVDATPDIATLAIEVNVAAKDAASAKKQADDRVAQYLSFLEQNGIARKDINSANLRTQPDYDYQNGKSILKGYRAVRTVEVTLRELDKLNSLLDGALKAGLNEIRSVSLGVAQSESFKDKARKAAIDDATRQAQQLASGFNAKLGPVYSIRYHVSNYQPSPMVRMMKADASAPASAQETYEQPTIQFDDQVDVVFQLEPAQAQQQTTTAAK; translated from the coding sequence GTGAAATGTAAAGTGATAGCCCTGGCGGCAATAATGGGTTTTGGCGCAATGGCAGTACAGGCAAACGAATTGCCGGATGGCCCGCATATTGTCACAACGGGCACGGCAAGCGTGGATGCAACCCCGGATATCGCCACCCTGGCGATTGAAGTGAACGTCGCCGCAAAAGACGCTGCATCAGCTAAAAAACAGGCGGACGATCGCGTTGCGCAATACCTGAGCTTCCTTGAGCAAAACGGCATTGCCCGCAAAGATATCAACTCTGCGAACTTACGTACTCAACCCGATTACGATTACCAGAACGGCAAAAGCATTCTGAAAGGCTACCGCGCCGTACGCACGGTGGAAGTCACTCTGCGTGAACTGGATAAACTCAATTCCCTGCTGGATGGCGCGCTGAAAGCGGGTCTGAACGAAATCCGCTCTGTCTCGCTGGGCGTTGCACAATCGGAGTCGTTCAAAGATAAAGCCCGTAAAGCGGCGATCGATGACGCGACGCGCCAGGCGCAGCAGCTGGCTTCTGGTTTTAATGCCAAACTCGGTCCGGTTTACAGCATTCGCTACCACGTTTCCAATTATCAGCCGAGCCCGATGGTTCGCATGATGAAAGCAGATGCGTCGGCACCGGCTTCCGCGCAGGAAACCTACGAACAACCAACAATTCAGTTTGATGATCAGGTTGATGTTGTATTCCAGCTTGAGCCTGCACAGGCGCAGCAACAGACCACAACGGCGGCGAAGTAA
- a CDS encoding OprD family outer membrane porin — protein sequence MKNKLSLLALGVIATAPAFASQQSSSQGFIDDSHLDLFLRNAYINRDYRNGADNKAEWGQGIVATFESGFTQGPVGFGVDGIAQYGVRLDGGRGRSGAGGIDFFAQDNDGKAKSDLAKFGATAKMRISNTVLSYGTQRPELPIVNSDASRLLYETYTGTMLTSKEIDGLEINAGYFTDEQRKSDDSHNSGLKSLSFGGASYQFNDQFSGALYASHLEDVLNKQYLGLNFKQPFSTGQQLVLDFNGYNSRLDESYAQRLDTGRSNTIWSLAASYIWDIHTFKLAYQQSSGSTGYHYGSYQDQGGVGDGGNTIWLANSYWSDFNGEDERSWQASYGLDFAGLGLPGLSWTTAYVRGDNIKTAATSNGKEHEWFNQIQYQVQDGPAKDLKLKVRYSVLRVSSNAGDYNIGGNEVRLFAEYPFNIF from the coding sequence GTGAAAAATAAATTATCATTACTTGCTTTAGGCGTTATCGCCACTGCTCCCGCATTTGCCAGCCAGCAATCGTCCAGCCAGGGGTTTATTGACGACAGCCATTTAGATCTCTTTTTACGCAATGCGTATATTAATCGCGATTATCGCAATGGCGCCGATAATAAAGCCGAATGGGGCCAGGGCATTGTCGCGACATTCGAATCCGGCTTTACTCAGGGGCCAGTTGGTTTCGGCGTCGACGGTATTGCACAATATGGTGTACGTCTTGACGGCGGACGCGGTCGCAGCGGTGCGGGCGGTATCGACTTCTTTGCCCAGGATAACGACGGCAAGGCGAAATCCGACTTAGCGAAATTTGGCGCGACCGCCAAAATGCGTATCTCCAATACCGTGCTGAGCTACGGTACCCAGCGCCCGGAACTGCCGATTGTTAACTCCGACGCCTCGCGCCTGCTGTACGAAACCTACACCGGGACGATGTTGACCTCGAAAGAGATTGACGGTCTTGAGATCAACGCCGGTTATTTCACCGACGAGCAGCGCAAAAGTGACGACAGCCACAACAGCGGCCTGAAAAGCCTGAGCTTCGGCGGCGCAAGCTACCAGTTCAACGACCAGTTCAGCGGCGCGCTGTACGCCTCGCATCTGGAAGATGTGCTCAATAAACAGTACCTCGGCCTGAACTTCAAACAACCGTTCAGCACCGGTCAGCAACTGGTTCTGGATTTCAACGGTTACAACTCCCGCCTCGATGAGAGCTATGCGCAGCGTCTCGATACCGGGCGCAGCAACACCATCTGGAGCCTGGCAGCCAGCTATATCTGGGACATCCACACCTTTAAACTGGCCTATCAGCAGAGCAGCGGCAGCACCGGTTACCACTATGGTAGTTACCAGGATCAGGGCGGCGTCGGCGATGGCGGCAACACCATCTGGCTGGCGAACTCCTACTGGTCTGATTTTAACGGCGAAGACGAGCGTTCCTGGCAGGCCTCTTACGGGCTGGATTTTGCCGGCCTCGGCTTACCGGGCCTGAGCTGGACCACTGCCTACGTGCGCGGCGACAACATCAAAACCGCCGCCACCAGCAACGGCAAAGAGCATGAATGGTTTAACCAGATCCAGTACCAGGTGCAGGATGGCCCGGCGAAAGATCTGAAACTGAAAGTGCGTTACTCCGTACTGCGCGTCTCCAGCAATGCCGGCGACTACAACATCGGCGGCAACGAAGTACGCCTCTTCGCGGAATACCCGTTTAATATCTTCTGA
- a CDS encoding small-conductance mechanosensitive channel MscS — protein MEDLNVVDSINHAGSWLANNQALLLSYAVNIVAAIAIIVVGMIVARIVSNAVNRLMRARHIDATVADFLSALVRYGIIAFTLIAALGRVGVQTASVIAVLGAAGLAIGLALQGSLSNLAAGVLLVTFRPFRSGEYVDLGGVAGTVLQVQIFSTTLRTADGRIVVIPNGKIIAGNIINFSREPVRRNEFIIGVAYDSDIDKVQSILTEIIQADDRILKDREMTVRLNELGASSINFVIRVWSNSGDLQNVYWDVLEKIKRRFDENGISFPYPQMDVNFKRVKEKSEQ, from the coding sequence ATGGAAGATCTTAACGTTGTCGACAGCATCAATCATGCAGGCTCCTGGCTGGCGAACAACCAGGCACTGCTGTTGAGCTATGCCGTTAATATCGTAGCGGCTATCGCAATCATCGTTGTCGGTATGATTGTGGCACGCATTGTCTCGAATGCCGTTAATCGTCTGATGCGTGCAAGACACATTGACGCGACCGTGGCGGATTTTCTTTCCGCACTGGTGCGTTACGGTATCATCGCCTTTACCTTGATTGCTGCGCTGGGGCGCGTGGGCGTACAAACCGCCTCGGTGATCGCCGTCCTCGGTGCCGCCGGTCTGGCTATTGGTCTGGCGCTGCAAGGTTCGCTCTCTAACCTGGCGGCAGGGGTTCTGTTGGTGACGTTCCGTCCGTTCCGCTCGGGTGAGTATGTCGATTTGGGCGGTGTGGCCGGCACGGTGTTACAGGTGCAGATTTTCTCCACTACCTTGCGTACTGCGGATGGTCGTATCGTTGTTATCCCGAACGGCAAAATTATCGCGGGCAATATTATTAACTTCTCCCGCGAGCCGGTGCGCCGTAACGAATTTATCATTGGCGTGGCGTATGACTCGGACATAGATAAAGTCCAAAGCATTCTGACCGAAATTATTCAGGCCGACGATCGCATCCTTAAAGATCGTGAAATGACAGTACGCCTGAATGAACTGGGCGCATCCTCCATCAACTTTGTGATTCGTGTCTGGAGCAACAGCGGCGATCTGCAAAACGTCTACTGGGATGTGCTGGAGAAGATTAAGCGCCGTTTTGATGAAAATGGTATTAGCTTCCCGTACCCGCAGATGGATGTGAATTTCAAACGCGTGAAAGAGAAGTCTGAGCAATAA
- a CDS encoding phage antirepressor KilAC domain-containing protein, with protein MVIPGENLHSQNVLATISSREIATLTGVTHGEVKRMVKSLETAHRLSQPVNANVYEREGEMRQEFLLNKRDSLLTVARLSPGFTAEMLDRWQEKEKLISLPDFTNPAAAARAWAEQYEKRQRAEALLALSAPKAAFFDSYVRVEESLGFRQICKMLRVKEPVFRSFLLERNIMQRVNGTLMPPQYHIDAGYFTVHGGVGENKRSWSQARFTAKGVEWVADLWAKQLSSLPVEMPRAERTEPKTPERSWF; from the coding sequence ATGGTGATACCTGGTGAAAATCTGCATTCGCAAAATGTACTGGCAACCATCAGCAGCCGCGAAATCGCAACGTTAACAGGCGTTACCCACGGCGAAGTGAAGCGGATGGTGAAAAGCCTGGAAACCGCGCATCGTCTTTCCCAGCCGGTGAACGCGAATGTTTACGAGCGAGAAGGTGAGATGCGACAGGAGTTTTTGCTCAATAAACGGGACTCATTGCTGACGGTTGCGCGCCTCTCGCCGGGCTTTACTGCGGAAATGCTCGATCGCTGGCAGGAGAAAGAAAAGCTTATCAGCCTGCCTGATTTTACCAACCCGGCGGCGGCTGCACGTGCCTGGGCCGAGCAATATGAAAAGCGTCAGCGTGCGGAAGCGTTGCTTGCGCTTTCCGCCCCAAAGGCGGCGTTTTTTGACAGCTACGTCAGGGTTGAGGAATCGCTGGGTTTTCGCCAAATCTGCAAAATGCTGCGGGTGAAGGAACCGGTATTCCGCAGCTTTTTGCTGGAGCGCAACATCATGCAGCGCGTCAACGGTACGCTGATGCCACCGCAGTATCACATTGATGCGGGGTATTTCACCGTGCATGGCGGCGTAGGTGAGAACAAACGCAGTTGGTCTCAGGCGCGTTTTACCGCAAAAGGCGTGGAATGGGTGGCTGACCTGTGGGCAAAACAGCTCTCTTCGTTGCCGGTTGAGATGCCGCGAGCAGAACGTACCGAGCCTAAGACGCCAGAACGCAGCTGGTTTTAG
- a CDS encoding M48 family metallopeptidase produces MKIRPALLALGMTTLLAGCQNMDSNGFLTSGAEAFQAYTLSDAQVKALSDDACKQMDSKATIAPASSDYSKRLGKIAAALGDNINGQPVNYKVYVAKDVNAFAMANGCIRVYSALMDMMNDNEVEAVIGHEMGHVALGHVKKGMQVALGTNAVRAAAASAGGIVGSLSQSQLGALGEQLVNSQFSQRQESEADDYSYDLLRKRGINPSGLATSFEKLAKMEEGRQSTMFDDHPASAERAQHIRDRMAADGIK; encoded by the coding sequence ATGAAAATTCGCCCAGCCCTGCTTGCTCTGGGAATGACAACCCTGCTTGCCGGTTGTCAGAACATGGACTCAAACGGTTTTCTTACGTCGGGCGCGGAAGCTTTTCAGGCTTACACCCTGAGCGATGCGCAAGTAAAAGCGCTGAGTGACGATGCCTGTAAACAGATGGACAGCAAAGCGACTATCGCCCCGGCGAGCAGCGACTACAGCAAACGCCTCGGCAAAATCGCCGCCGCGCTTGGCGATAACATCAACGGTCAACCGGTGAACTACAAAGTTTACGTGGCGAAAGACGTCAATGCGTTTGCGATGGCGAACGGCTGTATCCGCGTCTATAGCGCGCTGATGGATATGATGAACGACAACGAAGTTGAAGCGGTGATTGGTCACGAAATGGGCCACGTTGCGCTCGGCCACGTGAAGAAAGGGATGCAGGTCGCGCTGGGCACCAATGCGGTACGCGCTGCGGCAGCTTCAGCGGGCGGGATTGTGGGGAGTTTATCGCAATCACAGCTTGGCGCACTGGGCGAGCAACTGGTGAACTCGCAGTTCTCCCAACGTCAGGAATCCGAAGCGGATGACTACTCTTACGATCTGTTGCGCAAACGCGGGATCAATCCTTCAGGGCTGGCAACCAGCTTCGAAAAACTGGCGAAAATGGAAGAGGGCCGTCAGAGTACGATGTTTGACGATCACCCGGCATCGGCAGAACGCGCGCAACATATTCGCGATCGCATGGCGGCAGACGGTATTAAATAA